In a genomic window of Campylobacter concisus:
- a CDS encoding hydrogenase 3 maturation endopeptidase HyCI, whose translation MKKAILCIGNPMRGDDDVGNEVGRIVEAELKEWKVFFGQDVPENEFSAIREFAPDILIVVDAMSGFDEDKIEFFDLSDDRDYIYSTHNLPTPVLLSYLRKICPKTLFLGISVLLENVLNFEEGLSEQAKKSARKAFLRIVEIDKNLVG comes from the coding sequence ATGAAAAAGGCCATCCTTTGCATTGGTAATCCTATGCGTGGCGATGATGATGTGGGTAATGAAGTAGGTCGCATCGTAGAAGCTGAGCTAAAAGAGTGGAAGGTCTTTTTTGGGCAAGATGTGCCTGAGAATGAATTTTCAGCTATTAGAGAATTTGCGCCTGATATTTTGATAGTAGTTGATGCGATGAGCGGCTTTGATGAGGATAAGATAGAGTTTTTTGACCTAAGTGACGATAGAGACTACATCTACTCAACTCACAATCTCCCAACGCCAGTGCTTTTGAGCTATTTGCGAAAAATTTGCCCTAAGACGCTTTTTCTTGGCATTAGCGTCTTGCTCGAAAATGTCTTAAATTTCGAAGAAGGACTAAGCGAGCAGGCTAAAAAAAGTGCCAGAAAAGCTTTTTTAAGAATTGTAGAGATTGATAAAAATTTAGTCGGTTAA
- a CDS encoding Crp/Fnr family transcriptional regulator, with the protein MKKSRLGLLQTQILDILTQSELDKFEYKNLPKTSIIYAEEIKIIILKSGCAKLSFFEDGEEFILYRLEANNIAVLDDNCAFEILEDAKIYSINLSEISEILSNVNVVDEILKAALNAIIVQRQIIKSILFEDAKGRIANFLIELAKEQDLKQNGYHYIFLPFSLKVLSSFVGLKRQSASTTFNELIKDDIIRKITPHEFLIIDYEKLESYTN; encoded by the coding sequence ATGAAAAAGTCACGTTTAGGCCTTTTGCAAACACAAATTTTAGATATCCTAACTCAATCCGAGCTTGATAAATTTGAGTACAAAAACCTTCCAAAAACAAGCATCATCTACGCAGAAGAGATCAAAATCATCATTTTAAAAAGTGGCTGTGCAAAGCTTTCGTTTTTTGAAGACGGGGAAGAATTTATCCTTTACCGTTTGGAAGCAAATAACATCGCTGTTCTTGATGATAATTGTGCTTTTGAAATTTTAGAAGATGCAAAAATTTACTCCATAAACTTAAGCGAAATAAGTGAAATTTTATCAAATGTAAATGTTGTAGATGAAATTTTAAAAGCGGCGTTAAACGCCATCATCGTGCAACGTCAAATCATAAAATCCATACTTTTTGAAGATGCAAAAGGCAGGATTGCAAATTTTTTGATCGAGCTTGCAAAGGAGCAGGATCTAAAGCAAAATGGATATCACTACATATTTTTGCCATTTTCTCTAAAAGTGCTCTCAAGCTTTGTGGGGCTAAAACGCCAAAGCGCTTCAACTACTTTTAATGAGCTTATAAAAGATGACATCATAAGAAAGATCACACCACACGAGTTTTTAATAATTGATTATGAAAAACTTGAAAGTTACACAAACTAA
- a CDS encoding hydrogenase large subunit, giving the protein MRGDKFVEILKTKVKILEVTRQADDQITVLVDRNDLPLAVKTLYYDIGGFISTMIPNDERQINGSFALYYALSMEGSKMTEADDFAPEDKCFITVKTLIPGSDPTFPSVTPLVPACVWYEREAYDMFGLVAEGLPDKRRLVLSDDWPDGLHPLRKDAMDYRYRPDPVDHRDEPDSEFLFPTGDAVVDVPLGPLHITSDEPGHFRLFCDGDEIIDADYRLFYQHRGMEKLAENRMNYDQMGYLAERVCGICGYAHAIACIEAAEKAIKLEIPLRAQAIRVICLEIERLHSHLLNIGLACEVTGNYNAFMHIFRVREYSMELAQLVTGGRKTYGNVVMGGLRRDMTNQEIKKGIEIINKLDVQISEIWDAVMEDKRQIGRWKGVGILDRQIARDFSPVGPNMRGSGFKRDNRYDHPYDFFKQIEFEVAVEHGCDVFAREMVRYKELKSSIHIIRQCFELMPQTPIMIDPVTMIKPENFALGHDEAPRGENVHWIMQGSAQKVYRWRCRAATYNNWPSLRYQFRGNNISDAALIVCSLDPCYSCTERVTLVDVRTKKSKILTEKDLKKFCQDGGVSKKDLR; this is encoded by the coding sequence ATGAGAGGCGATAAATTTGTTGAAATCCTAAAAACTAAAGTAAAAATTTTAGAAGTAACTCGTCAAGCAGACGATCAAATAACAGTTTTGGTTGATAGAAATGATCTTCCACTAGCTGTTAAAACGCTTTATTATGATATTGGCGGTTTTATAAGCACGATGATACCAAATGACGAGCGCCAGATAAATGGCAGCTTTGCGCTTTATTATGCTCTTTCAATGGAAGGTAGCAAGATGACTGAAGCGGACGACTTTGCGCCTGAGGATAAGTGCTTTATCACTGTTAAAACACTTATTCCAGGAAGTGATCCGACATTCCCATCAGTTACTCCGCTAGTGCCAGCTTGTGTTTGGTACGAAAGAGAAGCTTATGATATGTTTGGTTTGGTAGCCGAAGGTTTGCCTGATAAAAGGCGTCTAGTTTTAAGTGATGACTGGCCAGACGGACTTCACCCACTTAGAAAAGACGCGATGGATTATCGCTACCGCCCTGATCCGGTTGATCACAGAGATGAGCCTGATTCTGAGTTTTTATTCCCAACAGGTGATGCAGTAGTTGATGTGCCACTTGGACCACTACATATTACTTCAGATGAGCCAGGTCACTTTAGACTTTTCTGTGATGGTGATGAGATCATCGACGCTGACTACCGCCTCTTTTATCAACACCGCGGTATGGAAAAGCTAGCTGAAAACAGAATGAACTATGATCAAATGGGCTATCTTGCAGAGAGAGTTTGTGGAATTTGTGGTTATGCTCACGCTATTGCTTGTATTGAAGCAGCAGAAAAAGCTATCAAGCTTGAAATTCCACTAAGAGCTCAAGCTATACGTGTCATCTGTCTTGAGATCGAGCGTCTTCACAGCCACCTTTTAAATATCGGTCTAGCTTGTGAGGTTACTGGTAACTATAATGCGTTTATGCACATCTTTAGGGTTCGTGAGTACTCTATGGAGCTAGCTCAGCTGGTAACTGGCGGACGTAAAACTTATGGTAACGTCGTTATGGGCGGCTTAAGACGTGACATGACAAACCAAGAGATCAAAAAAGGTATCGAGATCATAAATAAACTTGACGTTCAAATTTCAGAAATTTGGGACGCAGTTATGGAGGATAAACGCCAAATCGGACGCTGGAAAGGTGTGGGAATCCTAGATCGCCAAATAGCACGTGACTTTAGCCCAGTTGGTCCAAATATGAGAGGCTCTGGCTTTAAACGTGATAACCGCTACGATCACCCATACGACTTTTTTAAACAGATAGAATTTGAAGTAGCAGTTGAGCATGGTTGCGACGTTTTTGCTCGTGAGATGGTTAGATATAAAGAACTAAAAAGCTCTATCCACATCATCCGCCAATGCTTTGAGCTAATGCCTCAAACTCCGATCATGATCGATCCTGTGACTATGATCAAACCTGAAAATTTTGCACTTGGTCATGATGAAGCACCACGTGGCGAGAACGTTCACTGGATCATGCAAGGTAGCGCTCAAAAAGTATATCGCTGGAGATGCAGGGCAGCAACATACAACAACTGGCCAAGTCTAAGGTATCAATTTAGAGGGAATAACATAAGTGACGCTGCGCTTATCGTTTGCTCACTTGACCCTTGCTACTCATGTACAGAGCGTGTTACTTTGGTTGATGTAAGGACTAAAAAAAGTAAAATTTTAACAGAGAAAGACCTTAAAAAATTCTGTCAAGATGGCGGGGTTAGTAAGAAGGATTTAAGATGA
- a CDS encoding formate hydrogenlyase maturation HycH family protein, translating into MIQVYKLTKRHMDDNDKLPRELKEIKIFSTCVGHGVGTIDFSEKILELSDEEFDEMIKNSGEYVKFKIGNLSKYFEVEIFAEHIAKLLPQLCECKLKEILTNLKEGYIVLRKDF; encoded by the coding sequence ATGATACAAGTTTATAAGCTTACAAAAAGGCATATGGATGACAACGATAAGCTTCCACGCGAGCTAAAAGAGATAAAAATTTTCTCCACTTGCGTGGGACACGGCGTTGGTACGATAGACTTTAGCGAGAAAATTTTAGAGCTAAGCGATGAGGAATTTGACGAGATGATCAAAAACTCAGGCGAATACGTGAAATTTAAGATCGGAAATTTAAGCAAATATTTTGAAGTTGAAATTTTTGCCGAGCATATCGCTAAACTCTTGCCGCAGCTTTGTGAGTGTAAGCTTAAAGAAATTTTGACAAATTTAAAAGAGGGATATATCGTGCTTAGGAAGGACTTTTGA
- a CDS encoding NADH-quinone oxidoreductase subunit B family protein has product MSLYQVPEDIKTANDLTAKLEHLKNIKRSFSVYRIDCGSCNGCEIEIFAAITPMWDPERFGFKLVANPRHADILLCTGPVTRQMYYPLLRAYEATPDPKIVVALGACGSSGGIFHDAYSVWGGIDKIIPVDVYIPGCPPHPASIIYGLGMALGIIDQKLHKKSYEEDNTLPPSVEKSIIGDILFERDLQAESRRLMSYIFGRILFEKYMNAIKCSKDVHDPSISREAVLTAIKKEEDPRYAECMGLLHNDVYLKYAKADKSFAIDVDSEVWSKR; this is encoded by the coding sequence ATGAGTCTATATCAAGTCCCAGAGGACATAAAAACAGCAAATGATCTAACTGCAAAGCTAGAGCATCTAAAAAATATCAAAAGAAGCTTTAGCGTTTATAGGATCGACTGCGGAAGCTGTAACGGCTGTGAGATAGAAATTTTTGCAGCTATTACGCCGATGTGGGATCCTGAGCGTTTTGGTTTTAAACTTGTTGCAAACCCAAGACACGCTGATATTTTGCTTTGCACTGGTCCTGTAACAAGACAGATGTATTATCCGCTTCTTCGTGCTTATGAGGCGACTCCAGATCCTAAGATCGTAGTTGCTCTTGGTGCATGCGGAAGCAGTGGCGGAATTTTCCACGATGCTTATAGCGTTTGGGGCGGCATCGATAAGATAATCCCAGTCGATGTCTATATCCCAGGCTGTCCTCCACACCCAGCAAGCATTATTTACGGCCTTGGCATGGCTCTTGGTATCATAGATCAAAAGCTTCATAAAAAAAGCTACGAAGAAGATAATACATTGCCACCTTCAGTTGAGAAGTCGATCATAGGCGATATTTTATTCGAGCGTGACTTGCAAGCTGAAAGCAGAAGGCTAATGAGCTATATCTTTGGTAGAATCCTTTTTGAAAAATATATGAATGCTATCAAATGTTCAAAAGATGTCCATGACCCAAGCATTTCAAGAGAGGCTGTGCTTACAGCTATCAAAAAAGAGGAAGATCCTAGATATGCTGAGTGCATGGGGCTTTTGCATAATGATGTCTATCTAAAATATGCAAAAGCTGATAAAAGCTTTGCGATAGACGTTGATAGCGAGGTTTGGAGTAAGAGATGA
- a CDS encoding acyl-CoA thioesterase has translation MDILKDFGEPRIKQVMLPKDTNSAGNIFGGWIMSQIDLAGAQAAREISPERVVTISMKEIIFKQPVFVGDVLSCYAKIISVGKTSITTQIEVTALRLNPGGYRETIHVTSATATYVSVTKDGLKKPIDEKLKQLHGF, from the coding sequence ATGGATATTTTAAAGGATTTTGGTGAGCCACGCATAAAACAAGTTATGTTGCCAAAGGACACAAACTCAGCTGGAAATATTTTTGGTGGCTGGATAATGAGTCAGATCGACCTTGCAGGTGCACAAGCTGCAAGAGAAATTTCTCCCGAGCGCGTTGTGACAATTTCTATGAAAGAGATCATCTTTAAACAACCTGTCTTTGTTGGCGATGTGCTAAGCTGCTACGCTAAAATCATCTCCGTTGGCAAAACATCGATAACAACGCAAATAGAAGTAACCGCTCTTAGGCTAAATCCGGGCGGATATAGAGAAACTATACACGTTACAAGCGCTACCGCAACTTACGTAAGCGTGACGAAAGATGGGCTTAAAAAGCCAATCGATGAGAAACTAAAACAGCTTCATGGATTTTAA
- a CDS encoding formate/nitrite transporter family protein: MLNPAETAQAVSSSMEHKAHMPLTSIIFLAIMAGAAIAMGDIFWAHSTVGMAENQSIGLSNFIGGITFSCGLMMVVFYGGHLFTSSVLSGVSAYEGKLKLGKTIGYWAIVWIFNFVGGALIAYMYYYSGLPLKYDGYILQHFIPAGIGKITAPFHELFIRGIFCNVFVCMSIWTATSESNLSGKFFAIMWMIGAFVACSMEHCVANMFIITEAIISKAHYIAANGGDIAAAAAALGHGITAEKLEVLNWGNFIGKNLVPVTLGNICGGLFFVGLVGFMANKFDMKKKA; the protein is encoded by the coding sequence ATGTTAAATCCGGCAGAAACCGCTCAAGCGGTCTCAAGCTCTATGGAGCATAAGGCTCATATGCCGCTTACTAGTATTATTTTTCTTGCTATCATGGCTGGAGCTGCTATTGCTATGGGTGATATTTTCTGGGCTCACTCGACAGTTGGTATGGCTGAAAATCAGTCAATTGGTCTTTCAAATTTTATCGGTGGTATCACATTTAGCTGTGGTCTTATGATGGTTGTCTTTTATGGCGGACATCTTTTTACAAGCTCAGTTTTAAGTGGTGTTAGCGCATATGAAGGAAAGCTAAAACTAGGTAAGACTATCGGATACTGGGCTATCGTTTGGATATTTAACTTCGTTGGCGGCGCATTGATCGCTTATATGTACTACTACTCAGGCTTGCCGCTAAAGTATGATGGCTACATCTTGCAGCACTTTATACCAGCTGGTATTGGCAAGATCACAGCACCATTTCATGAGCTATTTATCCGCGGAATTTTTTGTAATGTCTTTGTTTGTATGTCTATTTGGACTGCGACAAGCGAGAGCAATCTATCTGGTAAATTCTTTGCCATTATGTGGATGATCGGCGCGTTTGTGGCTTGCTCAATGGAGCACTGCGTGGCAAATATGTTTATTATCACTGAAGCCATCATCTCAAAAGCTCACTATATAGCAGCAAACGGCGGAGATATCGCTGCTGCAGCTGCAGCTCTAGGACATGGCATCACGGCTGAAAAGCTAGAAGTTTTAAACTGGGGAAATTTTATCGGTAAAAACTTAGTTCCAGTTACACTTGGTAATATCTGCGGCGGACTTTTCTTTGTTGGTTTAGTTGGCTTTATGGCAAATAAATTCGATATGAAGAAAAAAGCTTAA
- the ciaB gene encoding invasion protein CiaB: MNDFKRLNELTKEQKNKLNAIYKNLDDDIINEAVKICGLAGTPSQKLALARRIVDLKVDPLQNELKKLNLGEDEQKRVLNLMYGYVRNLYENLHAKLLEKAKEEKILDPFNQAFVHAMHELGLSLNAWQISWQDRIIDTTNKEFEAKFKDLSHANEFITKNGLFQCDANGVRADRTYGAVCKEGEKFSFLPYALAFKDEVRELKSVFAKNLEILRNLAQNDEQKSYIKYLEKLQNAFCEEDNAKVINAWQEAEIAWMDVKGALQPGHPLEYYEDAYTHAVALEWDIRLVDSEGIDEHNFKEKVAKTYKSVCEKIKFDNAETNRAVSENIARTQLYISVPMIYYAAELNGLFSAQVVPNDESVSAKCGKKIFAFVNHVYEGAKAKPFMKLGAEIFSKEFLDFGREILFLKPKIWKKVYEISTIGHEFGHILFIGLDTEMMMNKSGVFKFIEEYKATTGGLVNFFLHEEAEYKMAIFHELIARAVGLIAWRKVDEVRAYYCEGLIHLSLLFRAGVLKFDGKLSVDMSEQAYAKFKEICLENYYDLAQTYAKKVDASTFLEKFCQKDELSYLPKDEECKKFVEHFYARYEAIGNDVDDSGEWQRWQSLAKKAEKDI, from the coding sequence ATGAACGACTTTAAAAGATTAAATGAACTCACAAAAGAGCAAAAAAACAAGCTAAATGCTATTTATAAAAATTTAGACGATGACATTATAAACGAGGCTGTTAAAATTTGCGGCCTTGCTGGCACACCAAGCCAGAAACTAGCCCTTGCAAGAAGGATAGTAGATCTTAAAGTAGATCCGCTTCAAAATGAGCTAAAAAAGCTAAATTTAGGCGAAGATGAGCAAAAACGAGTGCTAAATTTAATGTATGGCTACGTTAGAAATTTATATGAAAATCTGCACGCCAAGCTTTTAGAAAAGGCCAAAGAAGAGAAAATTTTAGATCCATTTAACCAAGCTTTTGTGCATGCGATGCACGAGCTTGGACTAAGTCTAAATGCGTGGCAAATTTCATGGCAGGATCGTATTATCGACACTACAAACAAAGAGTTTGAGGCTAAATTTAAAGATCTAAGCCATGCAAATGAGTTTATTACTAAAAACGGCTTATTTCAGTGTGACGCTAACGGTGTAAGGGCTGATAGAACGTATGGCGCAGTTTGCAAAGAAGGCGAGAAATTTAGCTTTTTGCCTTACGCACTTGCCTTTAAAGATGAGGTGAGAGAGCTTAAAAGTGTCTTTGCTAAAAATCTTGAAATTTTAAGAAATTTAGCCCAAAATGACGAGCAAAAATCATACATAAAATACCTTGAAAAGCTGCAAAATGCCTTTTGTGAAGAGGACAACGCAAAGGTGATAAATGCATGGCAAGAGGCTGAGATAGCGTGGATGGATGTAAAAGGCGCACTTCAGCCAGGCCATCCGCTAGAGTACTACGAGGACGCTTATACGCACGCAGTTGCACTTGAGTGGGACATCAGGCTGGTTGATAGCGAGGGCATAGATGAGCATAATTTTAAAGAAAAAGTGGCAAAAACTTATAAGAGCGTTTGCGAAAAGATAAAATTTGATAACGCTGAGACAAATAGGGCAGTTAGCGAAAATATCGCTAGAACGCAGCTTTATATAAGCGTGCCGATGATCTATTACGCAGCGGAGCTAAACGGGCTTTTTAGCGCTCAAGTCGTGCCAAATGATGAGAGCGTGAGTGCAAAATGTGGTAAGAAAATTTTTGCCTTTGTAAATCACGTCTATGAGGGCGCAAAGGCAAAGCCTTTTATGAAGCTTGGGGCTGAAATTTTTAGCAAGGAGTTTTTGGATTTTGGCAGAGAGATTTTATTTTTAAAGCCAAAAATTTGGAAAAAAGTCTATGAAATTTCAACGATCGGCCATGAGTTTGGACACATCCTCTTTATCGGGCTTGATACTGAGATGATGATGAATAAAAGTGGCGTCTTTAAATTTATAGAAGAGTATAAGGCGACGACTGGTGGGCTAGTAAATTTTTTCTTGCACGAAGAGGCGGAGTATAAAATGGCTATCTTTCATGAGCTAATAGCTCGTGCTGTTGGGCTTATCGCGTGGCGAAAGGTCGATGAGGTGAGGGCTTATTACTGCGAGGGACTCATACATCTTAGCTTGCTTTTTAGGGCTGGCGTGCTTAAATTTGATGGCAAACTAAGCGTGGATATGAGCGAGCAAGCTTACGCTAAATTTAAAGAAATTTGCTTAGAAAACTACTACGATCTAGCGCAAACATACGCTAAAAAAGTTGATGCGAGCACATTTTTGGAGAAATTTTGCCAAAAAGATGAACTAAGCTATCTACCAAAAGATGAAGAGTGCAAGAAATTTGTTGAGCATTTCTACGCTAGGTACGAAGCTATCGGCAACGACGTCGATGATAGCGGCGAGTGGCAAAGGTGGCAAAGCTTAGCCAAAAAGGCAGAGAAAGATATATAA
- a CDS encoding formate hydrogenlyase complex iron-sulfur subunit has translation MMKLFDITEKYGKATYAYPFEPYIVPENFRGQPNYTYDLCIGCAACGIACPSNAIELKMNEEQTKLVWEFDCGRCIFCGRCDEVCPTGAVRLSDSFELAVKFDKSALIQRGELEMQTCKCCGKSFTPKRLINFTLEKLGTANLLPGRLEEAKDYLYICPECKKNQSAERLTKGIEEAIK, from the coding sequence ATGATGAAGTTATTTGACATCACAGAAAAATATGGAAAAGCGACATACGCCTATCCATTTGAGCCATATATTGTTCCTGAAAATTTCCGTGGTCAGCCAAACTATACATACGATCTTTGCATAGGTTGTGCAGCTTGCGGTATCGCTTGTCCTAGTAACGCGATAGAGCTTAAGATGAACGAGGAGCAAACAAAGCTTGTTTGGGAATTTGACTGCGGACGCTGCATATTTTGCGGACGCTGCGATGAGGTTTGCCCAACTGGAGCTGTAAGACTTAGTGATAGCTTTGAGCTTGCGGTTAAATTTGACAAGAGCGCTCTTATACAAAGGGGCGAGCTTGAGATGCAAACTTGCAAATGCTGCGGCAAGTCATTTACGCCAAAAAGGCTTATAAATTTCACCCTTGAAAAGCTTGGCACAGCAAATTTACTCCCAGGCAGACTTGAAGAGGCAAAAGACTACCTTTATATCTGCCCAGAGTGCAAGAAAAATCAATCTGCTGAGAGGCTAACAAAAGGCATTGAGGAGGCTATAAAATGA
- the hyfE gene encoding hydrogenase 4 membrane subunit — translation MQTLDILAICMIVTSLAVFGLRSLKLSIIAYAIETLLLVSIFFLLSEKFNAEQLKTWAIVAFFTKVLLVPGILFWLIKKLGVVSEDEPVGGFFVSPVIAMGFSLALSMSIHPIFLKFSLIKEEIMLIAAGTVFMMGIFGFMLRNSFIKQILAYCLFENGIHLSLALMAYNSHELVELGILTDAIFAVIIMSILAIRFYKAYDSLDTSKASNLRG, via the coding sequence ATGCAAACACTTGATATTTTAGCCATTTGCATGATCGTAACTTCGCTTGCGGTTTTTGGTCTTAGAAGCTTAAAACTCTCAATCATCGCTTATGCGATTGAAACACTACTTTTAGTTAGCATATTTTTCTTGCTATCTGAGAAATTTAACGCCGAGCAGCTCAAAACTTGGGCGATCGTTGCCTTTTTTACCAAAGTTTTGCTTGTGCCAGGAATTTTATTCTGGCTTATCAAAAAACTTGGCGTAGTTAGCGAAGATGAGCCAGTTGGTGGATTTTTTGTAAGTCCTGTTATTGCTATGGGATTTTCTCTAGCTCTTTCAATGAGTATCCACCCTATATTTTTAAAATTCTCTCTTATTAAAGAAGAGATCATGCTAATCGCAGCTGGAACGGTCTTTATGATGGGAATTTTTGGCTTCATGCTAAGAAACTCATTTATAAAACAAATTCTAGCTTACTGCTTGTTTGAAAACGGTATCCACCTAAGCCTTGCTCTAATGGCTTATAACTCACATGAGTTAGTTGAGCTTGGAATTTTAACAGATGCGATATTTGCCGTTATCATCATGAGCATTCTAGCGATTAGATTTTATAAAGCTTATGATAGTTTAGATACTTCTAAAGCTTCAAATTTAAGGGGTTAG
- a CDS encoding hydrogenase 4 subunit F, producing the protein MDSLALILILPLLGALVLFLSPKNYAVLSGLHVLFSAATSVALLNNVLKVLSSGTFYSFDKFLFLDSLGCVFLVLIAVTGFIVNFYSIHYMRWELEDGHIHLSDLKKYYALSHVFIFTMTLSVICNNVAFMWAAIEATTLASVFLVAIHKDQKSTESGYKYIVLCSIGLAFALYATVLLYSATFSTLGDGEASMLFSSIMANAKNLNPDAAKLIFVFALIGFGTKAGLAPTHTWLPDVHAEGPAPISALLSGVLLKCAMLALLRYYAITAQAVGFSFVEGIMIVSGTITLFVAGFFLIRQHNVKRMFAYHSIVHMGVIAFALGVGGKFGLFAAIFHCLAHSFTKALAFCSTGNIARIYGHKDMSKMGGMVKIAPITTIMFGAAVCSLVGVPAFAIFVSEYNVFVGAITSGQYIAVALFAIALAVIFIADFAHFNMASFGEPKGVVVHNKEMSLLENLPLIALCALIIIFGVWHVDSFYTLVDNGVNIMMGALK; encoded by the coding sequence ATGGATAGTTTAGCTTTAATACTTATCTTACCGCTCCTTGGTGCTTTGGTCTTGTTTTTGAGTCCTAAAAATTATGCGGTATTAAGCGGACTTCACGTTTTGTTTTCTGCTGCGACATCGGTGGCTTTACTTAACAATGTTCTTAAAGTCTTAAGTAGCGGAACTTTTTATAGTTTTGATAAATTTTTGTTTTTAGATAGCTTAGGCTGTGTTTTCTTGGTGCTTATAGCAGTAACTGGATTTATAGTAAATTTTTACTCTATCCACTACATGAGATGGGAGCTTGAAGATGGACACATCCACTTAAGTGATCTTAAAAAATACTACGCACTAAGCCATGTATTTATCTTTACAATGACTTTAAGCGTTATTTGCAACAACGTTGCGTTTATGTGGGCAGCTATCGAGGCTACAACACTAGCTTCTGTGTTTCTTGTCGCTATCCACAAAGATCAAAAATCAACAGAGAGTGGCTATAAATACATTGTTCTTTGCTCAATCGGCCTAGCATTTGCACTTTATGCGACTGTTCTTTTATACTCAGCTACATTTAGCACTCTAGGAGATGGCGAAGCTTCTATGCTATTTTCAAGCATAATGGCAAACGCTAAAAATTTAAACCCAGATGCAGCAAAACTTATCTTTGTATTTGCGCTAATTGGTTTTGGTACAAAAGCTGGTCTTGCTCCAACTCACACTTGGCTACCAGACGTTCACGCTGAAGGTCCAGCGCCTATCTCAGCATTGCTATCAGGCGTACTTTTAAAATGTGCGATGCTAGCACTTTTAAGATACTACGCTATCACAGCTCAAGCAGTTGGATTTAGCTTTGTTGAGGGCATAATGATCGTTTCAGGAACTATTACTCTTTTTGTAGCGGGATTTTTCCTAATCAGACAACACAACGTAAAAAGAATGTTTGCATACCACTCAATCGTTCACATGGGTGTTATCGCATTTGCACTTGGTGTTGGCGGTAAATTTGGTCTATTTGCAGCGATATTTCACTGCTTAGCTCACAGCTTTACTAAAGCTCTTGCGTTTTGCTCAACAGGCAATATAGCAAGAATCTATGGCCACAAAGATATGAGTAAGATGGGCGGCATGGTTAAGATCGCACCGATCACCACTATAATGTTTGGCGCGGCTGTTTGCTCACTAGTTGGTGTTCCAGCATTTGCTATATTTGTTAGCGAATATAACGTCTTTGTCGGAGCTATCACAAGCGGTCAATACATCGCAGTTGCGCTATTTGCTATTGCACTTGCAGTTATTTTCATAGCTGACTTTGCACACTTTAATATGGCAAGCTTTGGTGAGCCAAAAGGTGTGGTTGTTCATAATAAAGAGATGAGTTTGTTAGAGAATTTACCTCTTATAGCACTTTGTGCCCTTATCATAATCTTTGGCGTATGGCACGTAGATAGCTTTTATACGCTAGTAGATAACGGTGTTAATATAATGATGGGAGCTTTAAAATGA